The window AGAATTGGGCTTTTAACCCAATTCAATTATGACTATTCCTTATTTCTATCATATATTATTCTAAGACCTTCTAGTGTCAAAAATTTATCCACATAATCTATTCCGTCAGATTCAGAAGCTATAAGAGTAGATAATCCTCCTGTTGCAACTACCTTTACATTATCGCTCTTAAGTTCAGCTTTCATCATTTTAACTATATTATCTACAAGACCTGCATATCCGTATATTATACCTGACTGCATAGCAGCTACAGTATTTTTACATATAGTCATACCAGGTTTTACAAGCTCTACTCTAGGAAGTTTTGAAGCTTTCTTAAACAAAGCCTCGCTAGATATGTTTACTCCAGGACATATAGTTCCTCCTAAATATTCTCCTTTATCAGATACTGCACAGAATGTAGTAGCAGTTCCAAAGTCAACTAATATAAGAGCTGTTTTATATTTTTCGTATCCTGCAACAGCATTAACTATTCTATCTGCTCCTACTTGTTTTGGATTATCATATTTTATATTTATACCAGTCTTTACTCCAGGCCCTACTACTAAAGACTCTTTCTTACAGTAATCTCTAGTAAACTTTTCT is drawn from Tepidibacter hydrothermalis and contains these coding sequences:
- a CDS encoding type III pantothenate kinase; amino-acid sequence: MLLVFDVGNTNTVLGVYEGKKLKHHWRISTDKNKTSDEYGMLIDSLFKYENIKFDNIKDVIISSVVPNVMYALEKFTRDYCKKESLVVGPGVKTGINIKYDNPKQVGADRIVNAVAGYEKYKTALILVDFGTATTFCAVSDKGEYLGGTICPGVNISSEALFKKASKLPRVELVKPGMTICKNTVAAMQSGIIYGYAGLVDNIVKMMKAELKSDNVKVVATGGLSTLIASESDGIDYVDKFLTLEGLRIIYDRNKE